Proteins encoded in a region of the Pseudomonas syringae KCTC 12500 genome:
- the mltB gene encoding lytic murein transglycosylase B produces the protein MQVMRNWARYAPVVGLVGILGSVQEALAGDYDGSPQVAEFVGELTRDHGFAGEQLMSLFREVERKQAILDAISRPAERVKQWKEYRPMFITDTRIARGVDFWRQHEAALARAEQEYGVPAQIIVSIIGVETFFGRNTGNYRVIDALSTLGFDYPPRAQFFRKELREFLLLAREQQVDPLTLKGSYAGAMGLPQFMPSSFRAYAVDFDGDGHINIWTDPDDAIGSVASYFKRHGWVAGQPVVSRATARGDRVDEGLSPALDPVMSVGELRQLGWASHDALRDDMPVTAFRLEGDNGPEYWLGLNNFYAITRYNRSVMYAMAVYQLSESLVQARGVK, from the coding sequence ATGCAAGTAATGCGTAACTGGGCTCGATATGCTCCGGTGGTCGGTCTGGTGGGCATCCTTGGATCGGTGCAAGAGGCGCTGGCGGGCGACTACGACGGTTCGCCCCAGGTGGCGGAATTCGTCGGTGAGCTGACTCGCGATCATGGTTTTGCCGGTGAGCAGTTGATGAGTCTGTTCCGGGAGGTCGAGCGCAAGCAGGCCATTCTCGATGCCATTTCCCGCCCGGCCGAACGGGTCAAGCAATGGAAAGAGTATCGGCCGATGTTCATCACCGATACGCGCATCGCTCGCGGTGTCGACTTCTGGCGTCAGCATGAGGCCGCCTTGGCGCGCGCCGAGCAGGAATATGGCGTGCCGGCGCAGATCATCGTGTCGATCATTGGTGTAGAAACCTTCTTCGGCCGCAATACCGGTAATTACCGGGTGATCGACGCCTTGTCGACGCTTGGCTTCGATTACCCGCCACGCGCCCAGTTCTTCCGCAAGGAATTGCGCGAGTTTCTGCTGCTGGCTCGCGAGCAACAGGTCGACCCTCTGACCCTCAAGGGTTCGTACGCCGGGGCAATGGGGCTGCCGCAGTTCATGCCGAGCAGCTTCCGCGCCTACGCGGTGGATTTCGACGGTGACGGTCATATCAACATCTGGACCGATCCGGACGATGCCATCGGCAGTGTCGCCAGCTATTTCAAGCGTCATGGCTGGGTGGCCGGTCAGCCGGTGGTCAGTCGTGCCACGGCGCGTGGCGACCGGGTTGACGAGGGGTTGAGCCCTGCGCTTGATCCGGTAATGTCGGTCGGGGAGTTGCGACAGCTGGGCTGGGCGAGTCATGATGCGCTGCGCGACGATATGCCGGTGACGGCGTTTCGTCTGGAAGGCGACAATGGTCCTGAATACTGGCTGGGTTTGAACAATTTTTATGCAATCACTCGTTATAACCGCAGTGTGATGTACGCCATGGCCGTATATCAGCTGTCTGAATCGTTGGTTCAAGCTCGAGGCGTCAAGTAA